A single Sylvia atricapilla isolate bSylAtr1 chromosome 11, bSylAtr1.pri, whole genome shotgun sequence DNA region contains:
- the ECM2 gene encoding extracellular matrix protein 2, producing the protein MQAPSLLCYLLLLSLCSELCPAEGSAGRRQRRRRRMMHRGLGRSPRAPGMEPPGRSIPLINIDDSVVGVFDSLVGLGEHESTYSVLPGKKGQCTAKGMIMFDKAVWSPKPCVTCLCSKGEVICDTAMCHPLKCPQTIIPAGECCPVCSETASLLDSSIISLDDISELSGDSPDSKDLNTTNVLPSAPTQMEKHELLPTEVIEIRDKDSRKKGKRKRKSKKDRQRHKGRRRGKLPVPRTGAARDEQYESDEDDDGAFRISSHFTVPVPPIEAPPLPSGCSTSDTTVSCINAKLTQIPPISDPDLTSLDLTGNSITTISDEAFNGTPNLEWIDLSKNNITSPGIGPKAFKILKKLKRLYLDGNMLVLIPSELPSTLEEIKINDNQLHAIDEDGLKDLKNLVTLELEGNKLSEANVSPLAFYPLKSLSYLRLGRNKFRIIPQGLPATLEELYLEHNEIEEVSEICFNHTRNINIIGLKHNKIEEHRIAPLAWINQENLESIDLSYNKLYHVPSYLPKSLLHLVLIGNQIERIPGYVFGHMRPGLEYLYLSFNKLTDDGIDPVSFFGAYHSLRELFLDHNELKAVPFGIDEMRKLRFLRLNNNKIRTVPPERICRTQTNHEDEHDHSEEENEDSHLEHVHLENNYINTRQLSPHSFSCIRSYCSVVLKPQKTK; encoded by the exons ATGCAGGCACCATCACTGCTCTGTTACTTGCTGCTGCTCTCGCTGTGCTCTGAGTTGTGCCCGGCTGAAGGCAGcgctggcaggaggcagaggaggaggaggaggatgatgcacagggggctggggaggagcccCAGGGCACCCGGGATGGAGCCCCCGGGGCGCAGCATCCCCCTCATTAACATCGATGACAGCGTGGTGGGCGTATTTGACTccctggtggggctgggggaacaCGAGAGCACCTACAGTGTCTTACCAG GGAAGAAGGGGCAGTGCACAGCTAAGGGGATGATCATGTTCGACAAAGCCGTGTGGTCTCCCAagccctgtgtcacctgtctGTGCTCCAAGGGAGAGGTGATCTGTGACACAGCCATGTGTCACCCTCTGAAATGTCCCCAGACCATCATTCCTGCAGGAGAATGCTGCCCAGTGTGCTCTGAGACCG CTTCCTTGTTGGACTCCAGTATAATTTCACTGGATGACATCAGTGAGTTGTCTGGTGATTCCCCAGACTCCAAGGACCTCAACACCACCAATGTTTTGCCATCAGCACCAACTCAAATGGAAAAGCATGAGCTGCTTCCAACAGAAGTGATAGAGATTAGAGACAAGGACAGTCgtaaaaaagggaagaggaaaaggaaaagcaaaaaggatCGCCAGAGGCACAAAGGGCGTCGCAGGGGGAAGCTGCCTGTCCCCAGAACAGGAGCTGCAAGAGATGAGCAGTATGAAAGTGATGAAGATGACGATGGTGCTTTCAGGATTTCATCTCATTTCACAGTTCCTGTTCCACCCATAGAAGCTCCTCCTTTGCCATCGGGATGTTCCACCTCAGACACCACAGTAAGCTGCATTAATGCCAAACTTACACAAATACCTCCCATCTCAGATCCAGACCTAACGAGTTTAGACCTTACAG GCAATAGCATCACTACTATCTCAGATGAAGCATTCAATGGAACACCTAATTTGGAATGGATTGATCTGAGTAAAAATAACATTACCTCTCCTGGCATAGGTCCCAAAGCATTCAAA ATCCTGAAAAAGCTGAAACGTTTGTATTTGGATGGAAATATGTTGGTACTTATTCCCTCTGAATTGCCATCAActttggaagaaataaaaataaatgacaaCCAACTTCATGCCATTGATGAAGACGGcttaaaag ATTTAAAGAACTTGGTGACTCTGGAATTAGAAGGAAATAAACTTAGTGAAGCAAATGTCAGTCCTTTGGCCTTTTATCCTTTGAAAAGTCTTTCTTATTTGCGActgggaagaaataaatttagaaTTATCCCACAAGGTCTTCCTGCCACTCTTGag GAGTTATATCTGGAACATAATGAAATTGAAGAAGTGTCAGAAATTTGCTTTAACCATACCAGAAACATCAACATCATTGGGCTAAAGCATAACAAAATAGAAGAGCACAGGATAGCACCTTTGGCTTGGATAAACCAAGA GAACTTGGAGTCAATCGATCTCTCCTATAATAAGTTATATCATGTTCCCTCCTATCTGCCAAAATCTTTACTCCATCTGGTACTTATAGGAAATCAGATTGAAAGAATTCCCGGCTATGTGTTTGGCCACATGAGGCCGGGGCTGGAGTATCTCTACCTGTCCTTTAACAAACTCACTGACGATGGCATTGACCCAGTGTCGTTTTTTGGAGCTTACCACTCCCTGAGGGAGCTCTTTTTGGATCACAATGAATTGAAGGCTGTACCCTTTGGGATTGATGAAATGAGAAAACTACGTTTTCTAAGGCtgaacaataataaaataag GACAGTGCCCCCAGAGCGCATCTGCAGGACTCAGACCAACCATGAGGATGAGCATGACCACAGTGAGGAGGAGAATGAAGATTCCCACTTGGAACATGTTCACCTTGAGAACAACTACATCAACACAAGGCAGCTCTCCCCACACTCATTTTCATGCATAAGATCCTATTGCAGTGTTGTTCTTAAACCACAAAAGACCAAATAA